A DNA window from Arachis duranensis cultivar V14167 chromosome 3, aradu.V14167.gnm2.J7QH, whole genome shotgun sequence contains the following coding sequences:
- the LOC107479862 gene encoding uncharacterized protein LOC107479862 gives MLANIGQDISELKSFRDDVRSTLRYHGEKLKRMESRVGELSQQAPKSTAVFPSDTEKNPKGEQKGVKWEECKAITILKEVSKEEGIRPSEQEPEILKEGVEEAKQESETEQAKELQNKGMLETYQPKAPFPQRLGGGEKEKTYSRFLETFKSLHINIPFLEILQQMPTHIKYLKELLSKKRVLKGGQTVIMNKECSALIKKDIRLQLNEVRSTDVIIQLADKTQKQAKGVVENVLVKVGNYFFPTDFVILDMEESYLHPIILGRPFLATARALIDIEQGKLILRVHDEQFIFHVFKPASEPEPEPEKPMDDSSHLCLEESNPAAETLKQSLEGKQELQELKP, from the exons ATGCTAGCAAACATAGGTCAGGACATAAGTGAGTTGAAAAGCTTTAGGGATGATGTGAGATCTACCTTAAGGTACCATGGTGAAAAACTCAAGAGGATGGAGTCTCGAGTAGGAGAGCTATCTCAACAGGCCCCCAAGTCAACTGCAGTGTTCCCTAGTGACACAGAAAAGAATCCTAAAGGGGAACAAAAAGGAGTGaaatgggaagaatgcaaggccatcaccatATTGAAGGAAGTctcaaaagaagaaggaatcaGACCCTCAGAACAGGAGCCAGAAATCTTGAAGGAAGGTGTGGAAGAAGCTAAGCAGGAAAGTGAAACTGAGCAAGCCAAGGAACTGCAAAATAAAGGCATGCTGGAAACATACCAACCAAAAGCACCATTTCCTCAGAGGTTAGGAGGAggtgaaaaagagaaaacataTTCAAGGTTTTTAGAGACATTTAAGTCTCTCCATATCAATATTCCCTTTCTTGAGATTCTCCAGCAAATGCCTACACATATCAAGTAtttgaaggaattgctgagcaagaaaagagtTTTGAAGGGAGGACAAACTGTAATCATGAACAAAGAATGCAGTGCCCTCATCAAGAAGGACATA AGGCTACAACTGAATGAGGTGAGATCCACTGATGTAATCATACaactggctgacaaaactcaaaagcaagctaaaGGGGTAGTTGAGAATGTGCTTGTGAAAGTGGGAAATTATTTCTTccccacagactttgtcattTTGGACATGGAGGAAAGCTACCTACACCCTATtattctgggaaggccatttctagccactgctagagcactcatagatatAGAACAAGGAAAGCTAATTTTGAGAGTACATGATGAACAGTTCATTTTCCATGTTTTCAAACCTGCATCTGAGCCTGAACCAGAACCTGAAAAGCCGATGGATGATAGTAGCCATCTGTGTTTAGAGGAAAGCAATCCAGCAGCTGAAACTTTGAAACAGTCTTTGGAAGGCAAACAAGAATTGCAAGAGTTAAAGCCATAA